Genomic DNA from Bartonella alsatica:
TTTGTACGATAGTATGATAGAAATAAACACTATGCCATTTAAAATTTTTATCAATATGTTTTGTATTAATGTAATTCATTGATAATATTCCCTTTTTTAAAATCTCTTGCATATAAACTTTTGGAACCCCAATCTCTATTGGGTGAGCAAGAAGAGTTTCGGCAATTGCAAACGATAGAAGATACTCTTTTTTACCTTCCACTTTGGTAAGCCTGAGCAAAAACTGTAAGAATAATAAGCAAAATTACAAAGTTTCATGTATTATTTTGCTCTGATTGTTTCCAAAAGAAAGCGTGATGCAATTTTGCACACATTCCAGCTTCACCTGATAATATAATATCAGCCTTACACAAGACGGCAGATTATTTAATTTTAAGATTTTCCCTTCCCTTCACTCCCAAAAACGAAGATTTTTTTCACAAAACAATAATAAAATTGGTATCTCTAAAGATTAACATATTGATCTATAATGATAATTTATCGATTAGCTCTCATAAGATTTTCTCATTTCAATCTCTCATATATTGAATCAATTAAAACCATTTCCGCACAACACAGATATGATGAGGATTAGACAAAAATTATTTAAGATAGGAATAAAATGCCTCTTATGAACTGTCTCAAGACAAGAGCGGTGTAACATTGAGAGCTGGTAAATATTAAATTAATGACAAAACCAATTTGCACCTTCACAAGCGTTAAAGATGGTAATTCCCAATGAATTTTAGATCATACCATCACGGACAGTGTCATAAAATGAGCTTGAGAATATTAATAAATGTTTCTTTAAGCAAAGGCATCAATTTGCAATACAATAACGTTCTGTTTTTGAAAGAAGCATAGCCCCGTTACCTTCAAGCTTTTGCTGATTACTGATATAACCCTCTCCCCAAAACACTGGCTAAGACCTGCTTTAAATATTCTATTCAACTTTACTTTACACCTCTTTACGCCAACAATACACGCAGAGTATGTGAGTGATTAATTGTGGTTGTTTTGATGTTGTTGAACAGATATTTTAACGCCACAAAGCACATTTACGAACATATCCAATGTGTTTCAATGATTATTGTTTTCTTATATTTTAGTTAATACAAAAAATATTTTAGTTAATACAAAAAAATTGAAAAGACAGAACCGACACTGTATTTAATTTTACGAATATAACCTTGTTTTAAAGGAGAATGTTATTAGCATTACAAATAACTTACTGTAAATAAAAAAAATTCTCAAAGTGGTGCGGGTGGTCGGACTCGAACCGACACTCCTCTCGGAACCAGATTTTGAGTCTGGCGCGTCTACCAGTTCCACCACACCCGCATGTTGTTATAGAGAACAGGCTTGTCCCTTATTTCACTGCAGTATATAAAGAGAATAGATTCGTCAACAGCAGATTTTTTTGTTTTTAAGAATCCAAATTATTTTTACCTTATCAACAGTACAATATATTTTTCTATAGAATTTTTGGATTCTTTGTTCCATCGAATTTCTGGTGAATAATTTGCAAAGTTTTTACCTCTTAGACTTACAAGAGACGTCATGATATTGAACAAGTTAAAGCTTTGGACTATTTCTTTAGCAAATCGGCGTACAGCGCCACATTGGCTTGGGGTCATTGCTTTTATTGAAAGTTCTGTTTTTCCAATTCCGGCAGATGTTCTGTATATTCCGATGTCCCTTGTTCATCCCAAGCGGGCTTATTGTTATGCTTTCATTGCAACTGTATGTTCTGTTTTAGGTGGTATTGCCGGTTGGTTTATTGGACATTTTGCCTATGACACACTGGCCAAACCGATTTTAGAATTTTATGGTAAAATTGAAAGTTTTCAAGCGCTAAAAAACCGAGCAACATTGCAATTTCTTGTCGTTTTACTAATCACTTCAGGCTTTTTACACCTACCACCTATCAAGATTGTAACGATTTTGGCAGGTGTTATGGGCGTACATCTCGGACTCTTTACGATAACCTGCATTTTTGCACGAGGGATGCGTTTTTACCTTTTTGCATGGCTGATTCAACATTTCGGGCATAAAGCAATAAATTTTCTTGTCCACCATTTAAAATGGATAGTCTTGTTTGGTTGTGTTAGTCTCTTACTAGTTTATGGTGCTTTCATAGCTTTGCTAAACAAGTACCTTTTGTTTTAAGGAACATGCACAATGACATGCATTTTGTCTTTTCAGCCTATTTTAAACAAGCATCTTTATCTTCAACCCAGTAGAAAAGAACAAAGCTTATGGGCTTTTTTTCTAACCTTTTGTCTATCTGGCACAATAGGTCTTGCACTTGGTTTTGAACATATTGGAGGGTATATTCCTTGCGATTTATGCCTCATTGAGCGTTTTCCGTATTATGGTGCTATACCATTTTTAATTTTAGCAGGTTTAGGAGCATGTTTTTTTCGCATGTCTTCTGGGATACAACTTTTATTTTTTTGTGTTTTTGTTTTAATGACTATCAGCTTTGTCTTAGCAATTTATCATACAGGTATTGAATATGGCTTTTGGCCTGCTCCTCCCAGTTGTGGTTCAAATGCAGGAAGGATGATAACAGATGTCAACCAACTGTTTAACCACTTAAACAACATCCATCCTCCTTCTTGCTCTGAAGCACCAAAACGGTTTCTTTTTCTCTCATTTGCTGGTTGGAATATGGTTGCCAGTTTATTTTACATGTTTAGCAGCCTCTATATTGCTTCAAAAGGGCTTCTTTCAGGGCGCCCCCCAATTATAGCGGAAAAGCAGTAGAAACGAGACCCCACCAATGCTTACCAGCCCCACTGTACTTAGCCAACTTTTACCATACTTAATTCTCACTCTCCTGCTCATTTTTTATCAGCATCACTATAATTTTTTCACACATGTAGATTGCCCTGGAATGAAACGAAAAAAATAAAAAAGCGCGCATATTCTACCGTTTCAACCTGGTTTATTTATTTGCAATATTTTTACCCAAAACTGCTTCAAAATAGTGTAGGATATAGAGGCCCGATAAACACAAATGGTTTCTACCCAAAAATAAAAATGCTCCGCTTTCTCTTTCAATCCGGTTGCCTTCCTGAAATGAAGAATGACGTGATATGTTGGAGCATAACAGGTAACAAAAAATGATACGGGAAGAAAAGATCGAAACGCACATCACAAAAAATCACCTTGCATAAAGCTGATTGTAAATTGTGCTTTATGCATGAAACAAGATTTCCTATGCGATTTCCCCATGAAGCAATCCGGTTCAAATTTTGAAAAAACGACCTATTTTGGAAATCTCTCAAAATATAAAGCTAGATGGTAATATTGCGGTTTTACTTTTTACGAGGGACTCACAACACAATAATCCAGTTCTTTACATAATCCCCTCTCCTATAAAATATCAAAAAACATGGATTATCTGTAATTATATCCCCAAAGTCTCGCTAAACTGCTTAAATACCTCACATGACATTCCAAGATTACCTAAAGAGAATGTAACTATTATACTATATCAAAGCATTTTTCACATTTAGGCCATTGACTTTATATCAAAATGTGTATATGAATAATTTACTTACAGTTTAGAACTCCACGATTTCTATCCCTTCGAAGGGATGATCAAGTGGTGTGGCTGGTTTGCCTTCCCGCGAGGGAAGGCAATCAATGTCTCCCCGCGAGGGGAGACCGCCCTTCCTCCCCGCGAGGGGAGGAAGAGCGTTATTTTGTTATAATGCTCTATGTGAGCCAACTTTTCCCTCTTAAAAAGGCTTTTCCCTCTTAAAAAGACTTTTTTCTTTAAAAAAAAGACATTTTCCTTTTAAAAATTGTGAACCATTGAAACAAAGCAGGAGCTTTTGCGTTAAAGACTGGGATTTTCGAAACATTCTGCAATAATTGAGAGAGAAAAAAGCTTTCTAAAACCTCTCCAGAAAACATGTTAGAATTGTTAGTTTTTCCCTTTTTGGATAGGAATGCATAGTCTTACGGACTATAATTCTGCGTATTCCCACACTTGTTTACGCACAATAAGTTGTTTCTAACCATCCACATGTCTTAGTCACCATAAAGCCTTTTGGCGTTATAATTTTGGATTGACTTTCACTTTTTTTATCTTATATCTTAGAATTATTCTAAAAACATGAGTAGATAACAATGTTAAAAACTTTCTTTTCATTTTGGCAAAAGCTTTTTTTTCCTTCTTATTCAATAAGAAAAATAATAAACCGTGCTCTAAAATTAAAAGAACAGCATGCAGCTCTTTATTTAAGATACGCAAAAAGTTTAAAGCCTTATTCCTCTAAGGAAGCTGCATTTTTTACAGCAATGGGCCACCAAGAGCTTGAAAATTATAAACGACTTCTTTGTCTTTTTTATCAAAGTCATGCAAAAACTGTAAACGCATTGTATTATCGGCCTTCTTTTGCAACCAATAAGAGTCATTATGCCCCTTCACGAACCAAAACGCCAAAGCAAACCACAAAAAAGCCAACAAAAACGAACAAAGAGTTGCTTTTAACATGGATTCAACCTGGTCTTGCAGGCTTAATGGATGGCTCTGTGTCCACCCTTGCACCAATTTTTGCAGCAGCTTTTGCAACAGGTGATACCCACCAAACCTTTTTGATAGGGCTCTCTGCTTCGGTTGGAGCAGGTCTTTCTATGGGTTTCACAGAAGCAGCCCATGATGACGGGAAATTATCAGGCCGTGGTTCTCCACTTAAAAGAGGCCTTGCCAATGGTATCATGACAACACTAGGAGGATTAGGGCACACACTTCCCTATTTGATCAATTCCTTTTATATCGCAACAGTTATTGCATCTATTATCGTTTTCTTCGAACTGTGGGCCATCGTGTGGATTCAAAATAAATTCATGTCGACCCCTTTTTGGCGTGCATCTTTACAAGTTATCATTGGTGGAGCTCTTGTTTTTGCTACGGGTATTTTTATTGGCACTATCTGAAACAAACACGCAACAATCAAACACTGGGGCTTTACTTACAAATTTTTTATTATCGTGATTCAAAAATAGACTTATATTATTCTTCTTTTTGACAAATTATCATTGGAAAGATTTTTGTTTTAGCCACAGATATTCTTATAAGTAATATCTGAAACCAGTGTTCGACCAATCAGCATTGGGGACAACTTCCATCCATGGATTTTTATCAGCTTGTTTTACAGGAAGCTTTTGCTAAAGTAATATTCGTTTTATTATTTTAAACCTGCCTCATACTTTGGAAATGCCTTGATCATGCCCCACACTCAAGCTAATGCGCACTTAAACACCCCCAAAAACTCTATTTCTTCTCACCCATTACAGCCAGTGACATTGTCAATTCAGCGCCTTAAACATGGACAAGGCTTAGAGCTTCCACACTATGCGACAGCTGGTTCTGCTGGTCTTGATCTACGAGCAGCGCTTGGTGAAGAAGAAACGGTTATCCTTGCACCCGGACAACGCGCACTTATTCCAACAGGCCTCATCTTTCACCTCTTGCCTGGTTATGAAGCACAAATACGCCCACGTTCAGGTTTAGCCTTAAAACACGGGATCACATGCTTAAACACACCTGGAACAATTGATAGTGATTATCGTGGTGAAGTTAAAGTTCTTCTTATCAATTGTGGACAAGAAGACTTTTCCATTGAGCGGGGTATGCGCATCGCACAAACGGTGATCGCACCGGTTGTTCAAGTTAATGTTCGCGCCATTGAAGTGGATCAACAAGAAAGTGTCCAAAGAGATGAGAAAACCCGAGGGACAGGAGGATTTGGATCAACAGGACACGACTAAACAGCACATTGCGTAAAAGAGAACTATTGTCCTTGCACCCAGACAACGCGCACTTATTCCAACAGGCCTCATCTTTCTTTCACCTCTTGCCTGGTTATGAAGCACAAATACGCCCACGTTCAGGTTTAGCCTTAAAACACGGGATCACATGCTTAAACACACCTGGAACAATTGATAGTGATTATCGTGGTGAAGTTAAAGTTCTTCTTATCAATTGTGGACAAGAAGACTTTTCCATTGAGCGGGGTATGCGCATCGCACAAACGGTGATCGCACCGGTTGTTCAAGTTAATGTTCGCGCCATTGAAGTGGATCAACAAGAAAGTGTCCAAAGAGATGAGAAAACCCGAGGGACAGGAGGATTTGGATCAACAGGACACGACTAAACAGCACATTGCGTAAAAGAGAACTATTGTCCTTGCACCCAGACAACGCGCACTTATTCCAACAGGCCTCATCTTTCTTTCACCTCTTGCCTGGTTATGAAGCACAAATACGCCCACGTTCAGGTTTAGCCTTAAAACACGGGATCACATGCTTAAACACACCTGGAACAATTGATAGTGATAGCCGATAGTGAAGTTAAAGTTCTTCTTATCAATTGTGGACAAGAAGACTTTTCCATTGAGCGGGGTATGCGCATCGCACAAACGGTGATCGCACCGGTTGTTCAAGTTAATGTTCGCGCCATTGAAGTGGATCAACAAGAAAGTGTCCAAAGAGATGAGAAAACCGGAAAGACAGGAGGGTTTAGATCAACAGGACACGACTAAACAGCACATTGCGTAAAAGAGAACTATTGTCCTTGCACCCAGACAACGCGCACTTATTCCAACAGGCCTCATCTTTCACCTCTTGCCTGGTTATGAAGCACAAATACGCCCACGTTCAGGTTTAGCCTTAAAACACGGGATCACATGCTTAAACACACCTGGAACAATTGATAGTGATAGCCGATAGTGAAGTTAAAGTTCTTCTTATCAATTGTGGACAAGAAGACTTTTCCATTGAGCGGGGTATGCGCATCGCACAAACGGTGATCGCACCGGTTGTTCAAGTTAATGTTCGCGCCATTGAAGTGGATCAACAAGAAAGTGTCCAAAGAGATGAGAAAACCGGAAAGACAGGAGGGTTTAGATCAACAGAATAGATTTAAGCAAAACCTTATATTGATAGCCTACTATTCTAGAAGAGAAACTGTTCCTATTACAGAATATTGGCGTTTACTGTTCGCTTGCCACCGTTGCAGCTGCATCACCTGTAACGTTCAATCTTGCCGCCCCCGGAGCACCTGCATCACTTGTTGCACCTCTTCCCGCGATATCGGACGATTTTTGCAACCCTATAAGACCAATTTTGGTATATCCAGCAACTCGTATTTGATTGAGCAAGTCCATCACAGCCCCATAATTGATTTCACTATCGGCTTTAATCAAAATCTTTGTTTCTAGATTTTGGTTTGTTCCCTTCAACAAAGATTCCACAAAGGTTGTTTTGTTAACAAGATGATCACCGACATAAAGAGAATGATCTTTTTGCAAAGTCACATAAAGAGGCTCATCAGCTTGTACCACAGAAGATGCTTGACTTATGGAAGGAAGTTGAACCGGAATAACAGATGTTGCCAAAGGTGCAGCAACCATAAAAACAATAAGCAATACCAGTACAACATCAATAAAAGGGGTAACATTAATCTCATTGTGCAACCCACTCTCATCAAGTTCCCAATCATCATTAAAGTCTGTTTTCATTTTTTTTGACTTTTCGTTGTCTGTGTTTATCGAGCTCACGACTCAAGAGTCTTTCAATTGCAGCAGCAATATCACCTAAATCGTTGCGATAACCATTCAAAGCGCGCATCAAGGTATTATACATAACAACAGCAGGAATAGCCACAAAAAGCCCGATAGCCGTTGCAAGCAAGGCTTCGGCAATTCCAGGAGCAACCACATCAAGCCGCGTTGTCTGAGTTTTAGCAATACCGACAAAAGAATTCATGATTCCCCAAACGGTTGCAAAAAGTCCAACAAAAGGAGCAATAGCACCAATGGTCGCAAGAACAGCGCTCCCACATGCAACACGCCGCGTAGCAGCTAACAAACAGCGTGATAAAAGAGAATGAACTCTTTCCTTTACGCCTTTATTCATATCGCGAATATCGTGCGCAACCTCACCATCCCGATCGATCTCTTCATAGAAGAGGGGATCTTCATCAGCAATGATATGTGTTCCTTTTTGTATTCCTTGTCTTGCACCCGCTCTTTCATAAGAAGCTCCACCAATTCCTTCAGTACCAACAAAATCAATCTGTTGTGTAGAAAGATACACCTCTTTAAGAACTTCCTTAAGAAAATCCACACCAGCTCCTTTGCTTTCCTTCAAGCTAGCGGCCAAACGGGTAAGGGTCTGAGCATTAAGAACCAACTGAAGCTCACGACGCACTCTTCGTCTTGCAACAGTGATCTCAACGATTTTAACAAAAGCGATTGTCCAAGATGCAAGAGAAGCGAGCAATAAAAGAACAATAACAGTTTTCACCACAAAATCAGCCGCCATAAACATAGAAAAGGGGGAAAGATCATGCGCTGCAAATACAGCAGACGTATTCTCTAAGGATATTGTCTCAGATTCCATTTTTGTCTCACACGGTTGTGGTTTTCACTTTTTGATTTACAGCTGTGTCATCAATTCCCCTCTCGTAGCATCACTCGTCCATAACGCTACGTCCTTGTTAACATCACTCTGTTTAGCACTAAAAAATAAAACTTGATAAATCAAGCATAGTTTTATTTCAAAGAACATCTCTTTCAAGAGGAACTTTGAAGAAATTTTTCTCTAGCAAATCTAAATAACTTTATCGGACAAAACAGTTTATTAGGCAAAACAACTTAACAAACAACTGCATATTACATTCAAGTTTGATTTATAACGATAATTTATCAAATATTATCCAAATAACTGCACCAAAGAAAAGGAATATTTTCACTTTAACACTTCTACCTCAAAATCAGAAGGAACTATTTGCTTGCACACTAAAAGAAAAACGCACAGATGGATAATAACTGCTAGAAAAAAGACCATATACCACACCGCCCTCATACAAGACCAGAAGCACCATTGAAATCTGATAAAGCTTATGAAAGCATAGATTTATTTTTTTTCATAAAGTGTAAAGATACCAATACTCAATAGATTTTTTATTATCACATCGACAAACTAAAGTGATCTTACAGTCAAATAAGCTTCGTTGTATCAAAAATATTTTTAAATTGAACAAAGAAATGGAACTAAAAAAAACGTTTGACGTTATCCAGGCAGTGAAAATTTTTACTCTTAAAAAAACGATCACTATGAACATACAAATACTGACTAATAATGAATCAAGAGAAAGAAAAAGCATCATGGCAAATAATAAAATAACAGGGAATAATAAAACGGGAGAAGAAAAAGATCTACACGGACACTTAGAGAAGTTACACACTGAAATTTCAGGAATAACTTCAACATTAACAGATCTTGGAGCAAGCAAATTGAACGCAGCCAAAAACAAAGCAGAAAAACTGTATAACTCTGCCAAGGAAAACAGTGAAGACATTCTATCTCAAGCAAAAGATAAAATCGGCGAACTTGAACAAACCATGAATCAATGTGTTCGTAAAAATCCTGGCAAAAGCGTTCTGTTTTCAGCAAGTGTTGGTTTTATTCTTGCTCAATTATTGCGTCGTTAAATAATGCATAAGCTTATCGCACCTCTTTTAAATCATCTTGTCGGTGGAGGGCTGAAAAGCACTGTCAAGCGAGTACGCCTTCAAGCAATTTGCTATGGATTTATCGTCATTTCATTGTTCATGTCACTGCTTTTTTTATGCATCATCGGTTTTATTGCCTTATGTTCGGTAATGAAGCCTCTCGCAGCAGTCAGCACAATGTTTTTCATTTGGCTTTTTCTTGCAGGCTTAGGTGTTTTGATTAGCCGTATTCTCAAAGCTTACCAAAATTATGATCAACAAAAGAAATCGGAAGAACAACGCCATAAGCTTATGACAGATGCAACACTTTCCAGCATTGGGTTTTTAAGGCAACATCTCCCTTTTGCTAAATGGAGTGTTCCAATACTTGGATTTGCAACCTTTTTTCTGTGGAAAAAAGATAAAAAAAACCGATTTTCAGATTAAGATATGTCATTTTGTGTTTTTAACCCCCACGGTGTTTTCTTTCTCTTGAAAGAAAACACCTTTTTTGTTCTTCTCTCAGTAATGTAGAAAGATTAATCCTAAAAAGTTAGTCTTTATGACCGAAAAGCGAATAATAAAAGCATAACACGTTCAGCATTTTACGCGCAGTAAAATTGCTTTTATTATTGTATAATGATAAAAATAATAAAGATGTTCTAAAAGGATACAACTTAGCAATCATATATTCCAAAGCATCTGCCTCTTCTTCAACAGTGATAGCAAGTATTAACAGCCGAACTCTGTAGAAATACCCATCTAAAAGAATTTCCTGATAATAACATCAATCATCTCTATCACGCCAGCATACAGAACTTTTCGTTCAATCGCCTTCAGCCATAAGCCAGATAACCGCTTGGTTCCAGAAAAGCAGATTACCAACCCTATTTTTGCTAAAGATAAAAACACCCTTGATTATCGGTTCTGCTTTCCACTCTTCTCTTCAAGCAGTAAATTTGCTAAATTCTGCTCCCTGAAGAGCTTGCTCCTAAAGACACTTTTCCTCAAAATACCTTATAAAGTTCCCTCTGATAGTTTCAGTCATCATGTAAATAATTAATCAACTTGATTTAAGAAACTCTTTCACGGTTATCTCTAAAAATATGAATTAATTTTTTCATAGATCTTCTAAAATCATTTATGATTTCTCAAAAGAAGTAGCTACTTTTGAAAGTGCATCATGATGCATAATAACATCAATCATCTCTGTCACGCCAGCATACAGAACTTTTCGTTCAATCGCCTTCAGCTATAAGCCAGATAACCGCTTGGTTCCAGAAAAGCAGATTACCAACCCTATTTTTGCCAAAGATAAAAACACCCTTGATTATCGGTTCTGCTTTCCACTCTTCTCTTCAAGCAGTAAATTTGCTAAATTCCGCTCCCTGAAGAGCTTGCTCCTAAAGACACTTTTCCTCAAAATACCTTATAAAGTTCCCTCTGATAGTTTCAGTCATCATGTAAATAATTAATCAACTCGATTTAAGAAACTCTTTCACGGTTATCTCTAAAAATATGAATTAATTGTTTCACAGATCTTCTAAAATCATTCATGATTTCTCAAAAGAAGTAGCTACTTTTGAAAGTGCATCATGATGCATAATAACATCAATCATCTCTGTCACAACAGCATCCAAAACTTCATGTTCATCGCCTTCAGCCATAAGCCAGATAACCGCTTGGTTCCAGAAAAGCAGATTACCAGCCCTATTTTTGCCAAAGATAAAAACACCCTTGATTATCGGTTCTGCTTTCCACTCTTCTCTTCAAGCAGTAAATTTGCTAAATTCTGCTCCCTGAAGAGCTTGCTCCTAAAGACACTTTTCCTCAAAATACCTTATAAAGTTCCCTCTGATAGTTTCAGTCATCATGTAAATAATTAATCAACTCGATTTAAGAAACTCTTTCACGGTTATCTCTAAAAATATGAATTAATTGTTTCACAGATCTTCTAAAATCATTCATGATTTCTCAAAAGAAGTAGCTACTTTTGAAAGTGCATCATGATGCATAATAACATCAATCATCTCTGTCACAACAGCATCCAAAACTTCATGTTCATCGCCTTCAGCCATAAGCCGGATGACCGGTTCAGTTCCAGAAGCACGGACGACCAATCGTGCTTCTTTTCCCAAACGTTGCATTGCTTGATCTATTGCTGTTTTGACCGGAGTCTTTTTCAAGACATTTTTGTTTTTAATCGTTACATTTTTTAAAATTTGTGGCACAGGTACAAATCGCTTACACAATTGACTCATAGGGCTTTGATTTTCTTGCATACAAGCTAAAACCTGCAAAGCAGCCACCAGCCCATCACCAGTTGTGCCAAAATCACTCAATATAATATGCCCAGAAGCTTCCCCACCAACATTATACCCTTTTTGCCGCATAGCTTCGACCACGTAGCGATCCCCAACATTTGTCCGAATAAG
This window encodes:
- a CDS encoding YqaA family protein, encoding MILNKLKLWTISLANRRTAPHWLGVIAFIESSVFPIPADVLYIPMSLVHPKRAYCYAFIATVCSVLGGIAGWFIGHFAYDTLAKPILEFYGKIESFQALKNRATLQFLVVLLITSGFLHLPPIKIVTILAGVMGVHLGLFTITCIFARGMRFYLFAWLIQHFGHKAINFLVHHLKWIVLFGCVSLLLVYGAFIALLNKYLLF
- a CDS encoding disulfide bond formation protein B, encoding MTCILSFQPILNKHLYLQPSRKEQSLWAFFLTFCLSGTIGLALGFEHIGGYIPCDLCLIERFPYYGAIPFLILAGLGACFFRMSSGIQLLFFCVFVLMTISFVLAIYHTGIEYGFWPAPPSCGSNAGRMITDVNQLFNHLNNIHPPSCSEAPKRFLFLSFAGWNMVASLFYMFSSLYIASKGLLSGRPPIIAEKQ
- a CDS encoding VIT1/CCC1 transporter family protein → MLKTFFSFWQKLFFPSYSIRKIINRALKLKEQHAALYLRYAKSLKPYSSKEAAFFTAMGHQELENYKRLLCLFYQSHAKTVNALYYRPSFATNKSHYAPSRTKTPKQTTKKPTKTNKELLLTWIQPGLAGLMDGSVSTLAPIFAAAFATGDTHQTFLIGLSASVGAGLSMGFTEAAHDDGKLSGRGSPLKRGLANGIMTTLGGLGHTLPYLINSFYIATVIASIIVFFELWAIVWIQNKFMSTPFWRASLQVIIGGALVFATGIFIGTI
- the dut gene encoding dUTP diphosphatase, yielding MPHTQANAHLNTPKNSISSHPLQPVTLSIQRLKHGQGLELPHYATAGSAGLDLRAALGEEETVILAPGQRALIPTGLIFHLLPGYEAQIRPRSGLALKHGITCLNTPGTIDSDYRGEVKVLLINCGQEDFSIERGMRIAQTVIAPVVQVNVRAIEVDQQESVQRDEKTRGTGGFGSTGHD
- the dut gene encoding dUTP diphosphatase yields the protein MSLHPDNAHLFQQASSFFHLLPGYEAQIRPRSGLALKHGITCLNTPGTIDSDYRGEVKVLLINCGQEDFSIERGMRIAQTVIAPVVQVNVRAIEVDQQESVQRDEKTRGTGGFGSTGHD
- a CDS encoding biopolymer transporter ExbD, which codes for MKTDFNDDWELDESGLHNEINVTPFIDVVLVLLIVFMVAAPLATSVIPVQLPSISQASSVVQADEPLYVTLQKDHSLYVGDHLVNKTTFVESLLKGTNQNLETKILIKADSEINYGAVMDLLNQIRVAGYTKIGLIGLQKSSDIAGRGATSDAGAPGAARLNVTGDAAATVASEQ
- a CDS encoding MotA/TolQ/ExbB proton channel family protein; amino-acid sequence: MESETISLENTSAVFAAHDLSPFSMFMAADFVVKTVIVLLLLASLASWTIAFVKIVEITVARRRVRRELQLVLNAQTLTRLAASLKESKGAGVDFLKEVLKEVYLSTQQIDFVGTEGIGGASYERAGARQGIQKGTHIIADEDPLFYEEIDRDGEVAHDIRDMNKGVKERVHSLLSRCLLAATRRVACGSAVLATIGAIAPFVGLFATVWGIMNSFVGIAKTQTTRLDVVAPGIAEALLATAIGLFVAIPAVVMYNTLMRALNGYRNDLGDIAAAIERLLSRELDKHRQRKVKKNENRL
- a CDS encoding DUF883 family protein — encoded protein: MANNKITGNNKTGEEKDLHGHLEKLHTEISGITSTLTDLGASKLNAAKNKAEKLYNSAKENSEDILSQAKDKIGELEQTMNQCVRKNPGKSVLFSASVGFILAQLLRR